Genomic window (Ciconia boyciana chromosome 12, ASM3463844v1, whole genome shotgun sequence):
ttttcccttcaaagTCAAAACAAGCATGTAGGTCAGATTTGTAGGTCAGTCAATGTAATTTACTCAGAAGCTATTTTTGAATTTGTTAagctaaaacaaaaccacagtatAATTTCTAGTGTCGTTACGTTAGTCACAAACTGACTTACAGAAGGAATTAAAGCTGGTGCTCAGAAGTAGTCCTGTATCCGTCATTACATGAAGCAAGCATGCTGGGTCTCTAATGTCATGTTTTCTCAACCTGCGAATAGGTTAATTGTCATCTTGGGAAAGGATGCAGTGATCCTGCAATGCAtagtcattttaattttcccctcccccttctgaactttaaaaaaggttttgttgttCCTGTAGGAGCTAAATCTGGTATTATATAAGCAATTATAATAATTGTAACATCTGCATTGGCCTTATAGAAAGTATCGTCAATGTTAATGCAGGTGTTGAGGAAGGAGCATGTTGAAGAAGCTAAATTTTTGCCTGATGGCTTACCTTATAAAGGTGAGGACTGGAGATAGATACATTTCAGGATTCAAATAGAAAATGGAGGAGGACACTtgttcaaataaatacatattctgttcttccttatatgcatttctttttgctaaTTGCTGAATTATTATTGCTTTGTGCTAAGAAGTCCATTTGGGCAGTCtcataataatttaatttaccACTTAATAGAGGAGTAAGTTTGAGATGTCCATCAGCAGCAGCTTGTGTTTTATCCAAGACTTTCTAAGTCAATAACATCCCTGCACTTGTCAGGACAAGAGGTGACTTTTTACTGTGCTCTGACTTCATCCATCTTGGGAAGAAAGTGATGACTGTATCAGTTTGTGGTTCTTGCACAGCACCTGTGGGAACTGAGTTGCTTTCTTTCATCCTCGTGAAAGAAGGGGCTTGTCTGAGTGCTCTTAGCAGCCTTCTGGCCCAGAAGGGCGCATGGCAGGACTAGCAGTCGGTACTCACCCTGGAAAAGTGTAGGCAGGAATAGGAATGTGGGACAGGTGGTAAGGAGAATGACATTCCTTCAGGtagggaaggggggaaaagcTGAGGTAATGGCAGAGGTGCAGGTTGTAGTTTTGATAGAGAGCGTAGGCAGGGCACGGGAAAGTGGAAGCAGTGTGCTGGGCATGAATGCTAGTGCTGGGTAGTCCAAGACACTGATCttaaaagcagagcacagcacttCAGTAAAATGCCCCAGTGAAATGTCTGATAGTTTATTTCATGAGATATTTTGctaaaaggaaacagagatgTATGTCTTTACAATATAACACAAGtctaaaggcttttttctttttgatgatGGTTTTACGAGTTGATGCCCATCTGTAATGGGCGTGGTGTTCATGGCCTTCATAcggggaaaaataaagatagtTGTGTTTCAGAACTGGACTGTAAAATCTTGCAAATGTGGTCTGGCTTagatcagtattttaaattcagtaactTTGTATTTCAGGTTCAGAAGCCTGTTGGCAGGGTTTTGCCCAGAgcttttgttaaatattttatttcattcttgcaATGTTTGTTTGTTAAGAAGTAGAACATGCTTTTAAAGCTATAAATGTATAAACCTGTGTGTTTTCCAGGTAAATTTTTATTGGCCTATAAAACTTGATGatcttcctgcctttttttacagatttgtttgtttgtttgtttttaatgttctgGTGTTTGCCTCTGCATGGCAGGGGAGGCAGGCAAGGGTGaagtgggagggaagaggaagaggcatTATTTTAATAGATAAAGGATGGCTAGTTTAATTTAGGCATTTTCCAGGCTTGCATATGGGTGTGATCTATTCTTCTGtctgtgaaattaaaacattttttctttgtttaggaAATCTAAAAGGAGAGCCCTACTTATGAAGAGATGACGTGTAATGGCCCAGATAACTCGGAAGCTTGTGCCACTCCAGACACTGACTGTGACCAGGAATGGGCACAGGAACACTACCGACTAGGAACTTTTGTTGAATTTCCACTTGGCTGTCCAGTTTCTGCATCAGCCCTAGCACGAGCTGGCTTTGTTTATACTGGAGAAGGTGACAAAGTGAAGTGCTTCAGTTGCCATACAGCTATTGAAGGATGGGTGCCTGGGGATTCTGCAGTTGAGAGACACAAAAAGCTTTCCCCAAATTGCAAATTTATTACTAAATCtacttttctggaaaataacatACGTCCTCTCACCCAGAACTACCAGCATAGAACTGAAAACGGTTCCAGCAATTCAGCTCTCCCGTGTACTCTGGATGACCCATCTGATGTGGAGGCAGATTACCTTTTGAGAACTAGGCAGGTTGTGGATATGTCAGATAATTTGTATCCTAAAAACTCTGCTATGTGCAGCGAAGAGACAAGATTAAAGTCTTTTCACAACTGGCCCCTCGATAGCCAGTTGACACCAAAGGAATTAGCTAATGCTGGATTCTATTATACGGGTATTGGTGATGAAGTGACATGTTTTTGTTGTGGTGGAAAATTGAAAAAGTGGGAACCCAGTGACAGAGCTTGGTCAGAACACAAGAGGCATTTtcccaaatgcttttttgtCCTGGGCCGGGATGTTGGAAATGTTCCAAGTGAATCTATTCCTGCTGAGCTTGGGAGAAGTGGTCCGAACAATGCACAGCATCCAGCGAATCCATCTATGGCAAAATATGGAAGTCgtttacaaacatttttaacttGGATATATCCTGTTGACAAGGAGCAACTTGCTGAAGCTGGATTCTATAGCATAGGTAAGCCAGACCTTAAAATGGCTAATATAtaaaatttctttgtaaaagaTGAGTGTCTTgttatgaaaaaataagtattttgttATTCTAATATCGAATGGTTTGCCAGAATTTCTTTACTCTGTAAACTACTTTTCATAGTTCTTGTGTAAAATGATATACGTTAtatcaagtatttttaatagcaaagtATAAACTTGgtcataaattcatttttagcaGTAAAACATCAAAGTGTGTTTTCCTTGCCTGCTAAAACCCTCATAATACATCTTGCACAATGATAAttattgaaattaatatttttttaaaaatgtaagtgctGTCCTCCAGATATCTACTTTAGGTCTAAGGAGTGGGCTTCTGGCCTGTACAGAAGCCTATGAACAAGACAATCCAGGTTGTGTGCCATTTTATTTAGTTAACATGTGTTTGCGTTATCATAGCATTCGGACACCTGAAACTAGCAAATACCATTACGACCTACTGTAAAAGCGTTATGAAGACAATGACTCCAGTGGAAGAGCTTTTACTGTTAGACATGCAGTGTGTGACTTGTTCAACGTCTTTATGCATTGGTTTCCCAACTAGATTGAATTGCACAGTGCTGTTAAAGCTCtttgaaattcttcactgagagATGCTGTAAGAGTGCAAAGTGTTGCTATTATTAGGTCACAAAGAAAAAGGGATTATCGGGGATAATTTCTTGCTCTCATCTTAATTGGCTTCTCTCTTAGTAGCTCTGGGAAGAACTTTTTAATCTCATTCCATTTGTTTTACTTGTGGCCATAAATAAAACCTTTGCTACATTATTGTATGGGTGATATATGGACAATATTTGTACCCAGTGGAACTGTTGTTATTGATTTCTTCCTGGATTCCTAAAAGTACCTAGCTTCTCACAGCCAAGTGAGATTTGTGTTGTGGAGGTGCACTACATGGGCACCAGTTTATGAGACCCAATAGCTGTTCAAGTGACTTCTGTGAAAACTTTGTTTCCTGTGGCCTGAGAATGATTTAGCCCTGTAGGAAAAATCTATCCATACCTCCTCTCATTTCAGTAAACACAGTATCAAAGCAGTTCTGTTGCAGTCTTTGATTACAGTAGGCATAGTGCGAGAACAGAGAGAATGCAGTTTCTCCTAACATCTCAGTCAGTTATGCTACTGCTGTATAGGGCCCATTAAACTTAATGGTGAAATGAAGGACCAAAAAGGCACGTAACCATCCTTAATTCTTTGTGGTAGACTGCTTCATGGCTTGTTTACCAGTGGATTGAGCTATTTGGtaatagattatttttagcttttgctttttatctgtATAATtacttgctaaaataaaattcaggaatATTTCATGTGattcttattttgtatttttttaagctcaaGTCTCTCCTGAATATTTGTTTCAAATCATATGTATTATGTCCTTCTTGAAAATGGGATTCTTTTTAGTTACAGTTGCtaatcaagaaaataaatatttttttcttaataatgtaACATTTTAGTTGAAAACTTATTCTTATGCCTACTAGAAGTATGTAACTTTATTCTCGTATGTTTCCTCAGGTAATGGTGATCGTGTTGTGTGTTTCCACTGTGGTGGAGGATTGcaagaatggaaggaaaatgaagaccCGTGGGATCAACACGCCAAATGGTTTCCTGGGTAAggtattttttactgttttcttgttGCATGTCTGAGTCTTATTTACAGTATATTATGTTTTAATGACAGCATACTAATAAACGTTTCAGAAGGTTGACTATGGCTTAATGTTGTTTAGATTTatgaaaataacttaattttttttaattgccctCCTCCActtccttcttcatttttgtcatGTAGGCACCAAAGGAATATCAATTATCTTCCatggtttatatttttctttctcaataagtagaaaagattttaaggaattttttgCATGGGGGTCCTTATTTTTGTTGTTCCATCTGTTCTACCTTCTGTAGTGCTGCTATTAGATGTATAATCATCAACATATGCTTTAATGTTATATTGGAGGCCTCAAAAGAGGACATTAACCTGATGTCTTCTTTGAGAGGTAGGAGGGAGTTCTTCTAAAGTGAGTGGGAAAGAGAACTAAATCTAAAGAGGTTGAGGGCACAACTAACTCATTAGAGGTGATGACTCTGAAAGGTTGCCCTGAAATTGTACCTTCTGAGTAACTTTACTTTTAAGTCAGTGTTGTTTGTATGTCAGCTTGTTTGTAGGAATTAttaaagggaagagaagattTCTGCATCTGGACTTAATTGATGTCTTAGCTAGCAGAATTGTGAATTTTTGTGAATatgtatctgattttttttttttttcccccctcattaTCCAAGCGCTACATTCTACTTGTTATTTTAATAGCCCTATACATGCCAAAGTTTGTACCTTATGTCAGGATACAAAATTACTAAACTGTCAGGGTGCAAACAAACCTGAAGAAGTCAGCAGTGGTACTGAATTCAAAACATACTTCTGCATAATTTTAAAGGATTGAGGATTCCAGACCCAGAAGTAGTTTTTAGAAAGACTGCCAATTTTGTCTAAAATCTGTcttgaggaaaggaagaatagTATATGACTCATTGTTTCTTGCAGGTAGATAAAAGCTGTCCAAGTACAAAGACTTAGTTACTTGTATAACGTTGATAAAATCAATGTCTTTTATGCGTTAGCTGCCAAATTTGTCTTCTGTGGTGAAAGGTGCTCTGGAAGGTGGAAGTTAGTATTTATGCATTAGCTGATCCTTTTTTCAATAGTCGTGTAGGCAGCTTTTAATTAATAGTCTTTGCCACTTGAAAGAGATGCCATTCTGAGTTTTTGGCTTGGTGTAGTGAATGGTTAAGACGCATTTTTGTGCTACATTTCACTCTTCCTTATATGggtttgatttggttttagATTGTTTAAATTATGTCAGATTTTATTAGTTCCTCTCAGATAATTAACTGTCTTGTATGGAGTTTTTGTTTGCACATCAACTTCAGTGGCAGTGTATCAGTCTCACAGTGTGCTGTCTATGTCCATGAACAGGACACCATGAAGGTGAAGTAACTGCTGAAGCTAGAGAACTACTGTCGAGGAGTTATGGCATTCCCTAAATCTTCTGGTAGGGAAGAGCTCTGCCCAGTGGCTAGGACTGGTTGGAAAATAGTGAAAGAAAGCACGTAAGGCACCTGTCTGACCAGTGACTGCTTTTCTTTGATTGCAAAAGACTAAAAGAACCAACATTTTAAcataatgtttgttttttattggaGTCATTACTTTTATAAACCTATGGCATCAGCTGTCATGGCCAACAACTCTTTAGCTTTCTGTTTCACCAAAACTGTGAAAAAGATAAGTACTGCTGAAGTGATTAAGatgtttttagaaatgtttaaatgacGTTACTGATGTTGACTAAACATTTAGAGATTTCAAAAGCAAGCATTCTGTATGATGTAGGAAATGTATCAAAGCTTTCCAAAGTTATGTAGTcaatttttgtttgctgcttaTGCAGTTTTATTATAAcgaaatattttcatttataggTGCAGATttgtgagaaaggaaaaggggctAGAATTTATAAATAATGTTCACTTAAGAGATGGATGTAGGGATTCAACAGTAAGTGTCTTGCTTATTAATCAAATATCATTttgttaaaatagaaaacaatcaTAACGTAATTTTCATATGAAGTTACTCTTCTTATTATCTGCATATCATTTagtcctcctgctgcttctttcattGGCAGAAAGTGAAAGACATCAAAGTATATTTTGGTTCTATCATTCAGGGTTTATAGATCTTGCAGTTCTCCTTAGTTGGGGTATGGATCACAGGTGGGGTACCTTGTCTATGTTGTGTATTTTGGTACTGAATAAGTGCTGGTTTTTTTATAGCCTGGGAACCTAAAGTTTATGATGAATAATTTCCTTATTCAAATGtagaagataatttttcttttcttgttggTAGAGCATTGTTAAACTTGTATGCCATcagtaaaaagtaaaactgatgTTATTTTAGAATTCTTCCATAGACTACGAATCATGTGATTATAGCAAAGATgggttaaaatgaaaattgaaaacaatATGAAAGACATAACAAAATACTGATCCCTTTGCAGTTGTTCAGATCAGATTTAATAGTTTTAGTAAAATAACTGAGATCAAATAgctattttctgtcttgtaactGTATAGGTTTCCTTATACCTTCTCCAGAATTGTAATTTTGTCCGTTTATATTTCACTTTTAgacagaagctgctgaagggacAATACTTCCTAAAGGTATCTgtctagaaaaaaacccaaaacaaacaaccccccctaTTTTGGAATATCCATATTTGCATGTATAGTAAAGGAAatggttaattttaaaaataaagcatgacAGGCGAATTGTTGGATGATACTGTTCCATTGCTTCATTGCTTCTAAACAACTGCagaatgaattttatttctcttaggGGAAATCTAATCACGGTTGGATAAATATTGCAAAGTAAAGAATGTAAACCATGAAAGAAGTACATATAGGATGCAGTGTTATTTTTATCGCTAGTAAGTATGCATCAAGTATGGAAGTAGTAGTGCTGTGGGATGAATGTTAAAgaatactgaaatgaaacattgtTGCTTTTCATGAGGCAGGAAGAGTTGGTCTGTTAAATGGCAAGGACTAGGAAGCCGAAGAAAGCTTAAATAGGTTGTTATGTGTTCCAGTATTACGCATTCCTGGAATGTTTTTCACAAATACCAAGCAATAAAAAGACAAGACAGTTAAAGGGGTAGTAGGAAGACAGTCAAGCAGCTTCATCCCAGGGAATAATAGCTGTTGCTAATAAGAGTGGTTACACAAAACCTATTTTAGAAATGTCTCACATACTGCTCACTTATGAGAGTGAAAATTGAGTTAAAAAATTTTGCTCTTTGAACCATCTTGTTAAGTAAAGAAGGAATTATTCATTTACATGTAATAGAAGAACCAGAAATAAGTTTTTACAACCAGCAAAATTCTCAAATTGTAAATATAGTTCCTTTGGCTAGGTATTTGCAAAGGTGTCTTAGAGTACTACAGCAAATACTGTATGATAATCAGATTAATCCTTGTTAAAttgttggggttgttttgtttgtttgtaatttCTTGTTTTAGATGATCCCTTACAGAATCCTTTGGTACAAAGTGCCATAGACATGAGTTTCAGTTTGAGATTAGGAACACCATCGAAAAGAAATTGCAGATATCTGGAGAAAGTCACACATCTGTTGGGGATCCGGCAGCAGACTTAAGtgctcaaaaagaaaatataagggAAGAAGAACCAAATGAATTCCCAGTTGAGCAAGATGAGCTTATTCAATTACAAAACCTCTGTGTGTACTTTCCTATCGGCTCTTTAGTTTATGAAATATATCTTATTGTTACCTGTTTATTCTACCTTCTGATCCAAGTCTTACTTAAGGTGAAGTTACAGTATTGTAACTTAAAAttcaagatatttatttttggacataaaaaaaaaaagatgaacaaagggggtgttaaaataaaaagctgaacaAAGGGGGTGTTAAAATATTTGAGCGTAGCAGCATTTATAAATAATCATCTATAAAATAAGTAGTATTAATACCTCGAAAGTGTATAATATTGAAATAATGGTCTAGTGTGCTTCTGGGCGAGGTTATACATGCCAACTAAAAAGCCAAAATGATTGTGACAATGAcatttgaaagaaggaaaaaaaaaaaaaggcaagaataaCTATAAATGTGGGGACTCTGGTGGCAAAATGAAATAGACACAGCAATATACTGTCAAATATTCGGTatactcaaaatgaaaaaatcttgGTAGgggattatttttcagtataaaatttTGCATGGGATagaagcattttccttcttgGCCAATAAGAAAAAGTGTACTTCTAGATGgtgtttcttttcaattatttgtGTTCCAGCTATGCTGGGACGTGCAAGTTACGCTCAGAAAGCCATTGTGGTACACTCTGCAAATAGACCAAAACCAAGGTTTCTAAGTCAGGAGACTTGTAGTTTAAGACAAGCATATGGGTGAATTCATAGGGAGGGAAAAGACCATCTGGGTGGCATGATAGGCAAAGATCTTACCAGCCTActctttttaataagatttttaaTGGACATTATGGGGGAAAAAGAACTTGCAATGAAGATGGACATTATTTTTGTGGTTGGCTGTGCAGAGCTTTCCCCAAGTGACAGGGGACGGCTTTTGAagtttccattttcaaatgGGGCATACTGGAATAATAAAGAGCTAATGTACAATGCAGTATTGATTCTTTCTGTATTacaaattttaaagcttttgaagtatgggcattttgaaaacaaaggcagagaaggaaatcacatcctctttcttttcattgggtaaactctctggaaaaaaaaataaaatccaaattaCTTAACCAGTATCAGCGAGCCTTTCTTTCACCTTCTGTACAAGTTTTGGGAAAGCTGTCAATGGGAAGTCTGTGAAAAGAATGGTTCCTGATTGAAATATGTATATCCTAAATTCTATAGATATTTCAAGCTCTTGCAAATATAGATAGCTGAATTCCCTGCTTGCGTTGGCCTGGGAGATATGATGAGatgagaggggggaaaaaaaagaggattccATGCTGCAGCTTGGTTTCCTCTctcttggaatttttttttctttttaaaggtgtgACCTTTAAATCATACGAAGAAAACCTTGTCCTtgtgtgtaaagaaaaaaaaaaaagagagattttcaaTGGTACTAAGTGTGTTAACTTCTTTCTATGTGTTGTTTTCCTTAGATCTCAGTACTGAAGAGAAGTTAAGACgcttgcaggaagaaaagctttgtaAAATCTGTATGGCTAAAGACATATCAGTCGTCTTCATTCCCTGTGGTCACCTAGTTGCCTGTAAGGAATGTGCTGAAGCACTTAATAAATGCCCTCTGTGTCGTACAAATATTatgaaaagacaggaaatttTTATGTATTAGTGAAATATACAGCACTGTGCATTCAAACATTTCCTGCTTTATTGCTTTAAATAcatgtaatgtaatgtaaaaaaTTTAGTTAATTCCAGGTTGTAATCATACGGCagtatttagatttttctgctgtcaaactctacatacattttaaaaattattttccttaagtgacttttttgtatgtaaaaatCAATATTGAAAGGCAAATATATTCTGTAACTTCAATTCATAGACCTGATTTGGGAAAGCCTAAGTAATGCAAAGCTTTATTTATGTGATCATTACTTTGCTTCACTTTGGTAGAACTCTGTATGGCTGAAGTTCATGCAAATACAGTTGTCTAAAGAGTCCAGCCCTATATAAAATTTGTAAATAAgtaagagaatttttaaaattattatatacatgtatattatAGCTGAGATTTTAGCTTCTCAAAAATGTTATGTAAGACTGAAAATGTTATCTTATTTCTGTAACTTTGGTTGTGACTTAATTCAGAGAATACGCATAAACCTGCTGCTGAAAGATTTCACCTCATGTTTCCTACTGCTACTTTGtaagtttgtctgttttgaTACATAATTCCTGTCtccccatttatttttttctggtttagatATATAAATTGGCTTCAGTAAACTGGTTTTAGCCATCAGTTTTTCACAAAAATCCCTCTGTATAGACCATGTACATTAATTTCATTCCTTAAAAGAGAACTCAACAGAAATGAGGGAGAATTTATGGACCTTGTGCCTTTCATGAAAGGAGTggtctcattttaaaattgccCCCTACATAAAAAGTTGCTcattgtttgattttttttttccttgtggtttttttaacatttagcATCGTCCTAACTCGTTTATCTGCTAATactttgcagtgctgctgtttgtttatttttttcataagagAAGATTAAACGCTATCTacatgaaaatgctttctttattttttttataattcacCAGTATTGTTAGAAATGTGCCATTTTTGTTCTTGTCAGTTTgcagcatttaaattaaaaagttaagaaCTATTCTAGTGAGAGTCACCTTAAAATACGTAATAAACCATTTCTTACTGGACTGATCCTCAGTTCTCCAATTGAAAAAGTTTCATAGCTTTGTATTTAAGTACAGCTGGTTTACGAGCACTCTGCTTAATTATGTGACTTCCTTATTTTGTGGAGCTACTAATATGttctgtgtatatatttttatctttgagTCCTACACACTAATATATTTAGAATATACAGAATATAGTTTTTCACGtgataaaagttttaaatgcaaTACACAGAAATCTAATGTcaactttttctatttttttaaatatgtgctGTGATTATATGCTGGTGTAAtgttatgaatatttaaaataaagtgcaaCCCAGTTGTTCCTTCATCAGCATATTTGATTctcacatgcaaaaaaaaaaaaaccataacagaaggtttctttctgttgtttttttttgttttgtaactcAACTGTTACTAATTTAACCGGAGTGTTATTAAGgataacaaatatattttaactggaGAGGCAATAAAATCTATTGTTTGTATAAATTAAAGTtcattaattataaaattaaaatacgttaattttgctattttttaaaataaattagaatttgGTTCTGAGGAATACATGATGACTAGAAATTCATAAAGAATTCAGcacagaaaggttttattttgcctttttgtgcCTTTGTGAACAGTTTAGTGAAGAATTTAGATAATTAATGCATACGGGGATTTTTCAGCACAGATACGGACTGGCAATTCTGACAGGCTTGTTTCTAGTTCCCACTCTCACTTATAGGGAGCGTTTTCTGTACTTTTCAAGGGAAATTAAAGGGTGGGGTGGGTGTTTGTCTATGAGCTGGTGTATCTTGCCTGAAATAGCTTGTGTAGTTAGTGTTGCGAACCATGTTATGCTGACTTGCTTAAGCAGATGGTTTGTTACCTAACCTTGACCTAAGTCATGTGAGAGAGGCTATCTGGATGAGCTGGATCCAACTTACAGGCTGCAGAACTTGGCATGCGGCTTGACAAAGCCCTGTCTGGGAAAGAGATTGACCAAATTTTACTTAGAACTGTTACAAAACTAAATCCTAGTAAGGAGATGATTTTGGATGTAAGCATAGTATGTAAACTGTCCGAGAAAAGCCTGGAAGTAGGTCACAAATGGTACCTTCTAAACTGAAATGGAGAGCAAACACATTGTCCAAATAATACGCAAGCAAATAGCATAAATGCTTCATGTTACAGCTTGTTAACTTTTAAAAGGTATACTGTATCCCTTATTGTAACTTCTTGATAGATGTTATAAAAGATATAGCTATAATAGCAACTCAAATTTTAATCCCTTAGGAACGTTAAAGGGTTAAAAACCTGTTAGTGAGATGACAAAATACCTGCTCTGTAGGttgagggtttttaaaaaactataaTCCGAGTTCTAGTCAAactaaatgtgaaaaaaataattaccatAGTCATCAGATTTTGGCAGCTTGAATGAGGAAGatgttttttcaaattactttgattttcaGTATCTTAGAGAAGAAATTCCATGGACACTGATACTGGGCTGAGTGTTTAAAGAGATAGAAATGAAGAATGCAAATAAAGGGAGTAGAAGCACAGGTGCTTTGAAAAGGAGGTTAGTAGCAGGACAAAGATGCCTTGGGAGTTGATTTTTATAAAAGAGTTACCTGGAATAAGAGCTATGGAATATATTCAAATATCAGTATTCAGTAACTTTCTTCTTGTAGCTTCTATGTGAaatctttcttccattttacttGCAACGGCAGAACTATTTGCTGCTCTAGCTAAGTGGGAGATTTACAAGGGTTTTAATAGTGTGTTCTGGAActgttttgtttagaaaacatGGAAATCGCATGCCTAATTTAGGAACAGAAGGCTAAAATAAGGAAAACCTGTAGATCCAATTTCTTTGTTATGCATTTAGCTTTTTCTCACTGCCTTGAAACATGGGGCTTGAAACATAATACTGACTTACTGCACTGGTTGCTGCAGCTTGTATCTCTACAGATGCTTAGCTGTCcgtactttttaaaatttgttttgggGCTTGATCCAAAGCTCATcgcacaataaaaatattttgagtagttataggttttttttttttaattagagtaTTTAAACACTTCTTTTAATATTGCCTGGTTAGTTTTGACCGCAATGCtccaatgtttatttttgttagctGTATGTGTAGCCTGAAGCTACAGGACAAACAGTTTGTCAAAGTTTTCAAAGCATTGTTGTTAACCTAAGACAGGAGTTTTTAAAGTTAGCTTTTATGCTTGCTTTTATtgaaattaacaaaaatataaatacaatgGGTTGTTAGAATTGAATTATAACTGGGTGGGAGGTTAATGCAGACACTTGATTACTGTGTTCATGTGAAACTTCAAGCTGAAGTGTTGTATACTAGGATTAAATGTTACAAGGTGGGGTGACATTTGCTGCCACAGTGTTTAGTACTACTCAGAAGAGAACCTGTTCTGCCTTTCAAGGCATGCAAGTTCTAGCATATGATGCGTAAGGCCTACCCGAAGGGAAGGTCGGCTCTTCACAGAGCGAAGGAGGAGTTGgatatttttctggcttttgcagtgtttttctgCGGTGGTAAGTACGCAAACAGTGAGTTGTTACACAGGGTTCTTTTGTACCCTCCGCTTTGTGCACGGTTGCCTCCTATCAGCAAGAAGGCTAGGTGCCAAAGAGTAGGCTAGAGAAGCACTTCCACGGCTGCCCCAGAGGCTTCTCATTGCCTGTCTTGTGCAGAATGGCTAGACTGGCCTTAGCTCTTGAACCTGCTTTGCGAAGGGTGATGGTAGTCTTCTCCATATAG
Coding sequences:
- the XIAP gene encoding LOW QUALITY PROTEIN: E3 ubiquitin-protein ligase XIAP (The sequence of the model RefSeq protein was modified relative to this genomic sequence to represent the inferred CDS: inserted 1 base in 1 codon) gives rise to the protein MTCNGPDNSEACATPDTDCDQEWAQEHYRLGTFVEFPLGCPVSASALARAGFVYTGEGDKVKCFSCHTAIEGWVPGDSAVERHKKLSPNCKFITKSTFLENNIRPLTQNYQHRTENGSSNSALPCTLDDPSDVEADYLLRTRQVVDMSDNLYPKNSAMCSEETRLKSFHNWPLDSQLTPKELANAGFYYTGIGDEVTCFCCGGKLKKWEPSDRAWSEHKRHFPKCFFVLGRDVGNVPSESIPAELGRSGPNNAQHPANPSMAKYGSRLQTFLTWIYPVDKEQLAEAGFYSIGNGDRVVCFHCGGGLQEWKENEDPWDQHAKWFPGCRFVRKEKGLEFINNVHLRDGCRDSTTEAAEGTILPKDDPLQNPLVQSAIDMSFSXEIRNTIEKKLQISGESHTSVGDPAADLSAQKENIREEEPNEFPVEQDELIQLQNLYLSTEEKLRRLQEEKLCKICMAKDISVVFIPCGHLVACKECAEALNKCPLCRTNIMKRQEIFMY